One window of Chitinophagaceae bacterium genomic DNA carries:
- a CDS encoding type II toxin-antitoxin system VapC family toxin produces the protein MSGTKLLFDSNIIIYLSKKLLDARAFTKIEDVPCISVITYMEVMGYRFKYKSEKEFIENFCTIAHLIELDKSIVTRVVKLRSENNIKLPDAIIAATALEANMTLITHNASDFKGISGLNLLDPLKK, from the coding sequence ATGAGTGGAACTAAATTGTTGTTTGACAGTAATATTATTATCTATTTATCCAAAAAGCTTTTGGATGCAAGGGCTTTTACTAAGATTGAAGATGTTCCTTGCATTTCTGTCATTACTTATATGGAAGTTATGGGGTACAGATTTAAATATAAATCTGAAAAAGAATTTATTGAAAACTTTTGCACTATAGCTCATTTAATTGAATTAGATAAAAGTATCGTTACTAGAGTTGTTAAATTAAGATCTGAAAATAACATAAAGCTACCCGATGCAATAATAGCAGCAACAGCATTAGAAGCAAATATGACTTTGATTACACACAATGCATCCGACTTTAAAGGTATATCTGGTTTAAATCTTCTTGACCCTTTAAAAAAGTGA